The genome window TATTATTTAGTTAATAGAACTGTACCCacattaaatttcttaaatttttttaagagataaagtctcactctgtcacccaggctggagtgcagtggtgcaatcatggctcactgcttccTGGAACTcgtgggctccagcaatcctcctgcctcagcctcctgactaggtgggactataggcacacgccaccatgcctggctaatttctttgacttttctctaGAGACCGGGTCCACctaggtttcccaggctggtctcagacttctagaCTCAAGTGAACCTGAAcctcccgcctcgacctctcaaattgctgggattacaggtgtgagccaccacacccggcctaaatttCTTATGTGCCATGGGACTGCAAAACATCATTATTAGGGGCAGCTGGATGGAAGGTATAGGAGGATACTATAGTGCCTTTTCAATATTTCTGtctaaaatctaaaatcatttcaacaggaaacatttatttcaaaacatgaaGGTGGTTATCCTTCCATGAGTTTGAAGTACAAAGGCAGGCTCACGGTGTCGTCAGAATTCAGAACGATGGTCgtggggctgggggtgctgggaggggctgggcatggttggcTTTGTGATCTGGGGTCTGGTGTGTTCCATCTCTGAATCTCTCTCGAGCTGCACTCtttcttaatacattttcataagtttaaccaaaaataaaacgaGGACGCGAAGCTTGCTTGGGTTGTTAAGCCTAGGGAAATTATCCAGCCATGAGCCCTGGCCCAGATGCTTCTAGAAGCCTGGAGGGAACTGAGAACTTTCCAAGTGGAGGCCGCAGAGgcaaggccctgaggtgggagcacaCTGCTGTTCGTCCCTAGCTCTGAAGGGGGTGCCCTGGTCGGAATCAGTGCTGGGTGCAGCGAAAGCCGATCTCACCCGCTCCGCAGGGTGTTCAGCCTGCCAGCAGGGGGCCAGCTGGTCCTCCTGGGATATGGCACGGACCCAGCAGCTCTGTCTGAAATCATAATGGCGGAACCAAGGGCCCTCTACGTCCAGGTCCGTTGGGAGGCGGGGCATGGAGTTCCACTGCAGGAATCTCCAGGAACCCTGAGGtcctccctgagccagggccgGGCTGGGCACACCCTGAGTGCCCACAGGGTAGGTGTCTTCCCGGACAGCCCCACCAGGACAGGGTGTGGAAGAACGAGGTGCCCGTGGCGGGGAAGCTGACCAAATGGGCCGCGGGAACCGGGCTGGTGGGCCTGGAGGGGCCTGCCTGTCCCCCTTGCAGAGGGTCTTCCCGCCACGTGAAGCCGGCACAGGCCTGGATGCCGACGACCCTTGCTCGGGTTTGGCTGAAAGGAAAACAGACGCGGTCAGCATCTCCAGTGAGCCCACGCAGGCCTTTCCGGGCTGGGCCCCACCTGCCTGCATCTCGGAGTCCTCGGGGTCTCTGTGTGGCCCCCGTGGCCTGACACCGAGGACACGCCTGTAGTCTGCTGATCCCAGAGGGAGGGGTGCATGCTGCCTGGCGTGGGGAAGCTGTCGTGGCATGGCGGGTGGCTCCTGGGACTGCCCCCAGGGTTCAGACTGGCTGGGGGCTTCCTGCCACACACCTTCGTCCCAGGGCTGTTGGGCCTGGGATACGGCCCCCAGTCAGAACTCAGGTGGGAGGGGCCTTGGATGTCACCCAGCCCCTTGTCACCTCACGTGGGGACCCGTCTCCGCAGTGGGTGATTGGGCCCGGACGTGGGtcaccctctgccctcctgggctgCCCAGTCCATGCCAGGACTGACCGTTCCCACTTCTGGCTGAACTCTTGGCTCTGGCTCTGGGCCCTCTCCCTGAATGCTCTGTGGGTCAGGGACACGGATTCCCTTGTCTCCCTGGCTCCAGGCTTCTTGTCCTGGCAACCTTGGAGGAGCGTGCAGGAGTGAGGGGCCTCTGCTGCTCTCTGAGGCTGTGGGTGCTTGCAGGGAGGGGCGGGGTCTCCCACAAATGGGTCTGGGCTCGTCTAGTAACTTGGAGGGCCCTGcgagggggagagggagacacCGTGGAAAGTGGGAGGGGGCTTGTTGGAGGGTCTTGCCCACATCCCCCTCCTGCGTGCACAGCATGTCCAGTATACACGCACTGAGCGCCTGCCCTGAGGACCGGTGGGCCTCCTGTACTTTCTTAgagtccaggaggaagaggaggaagaaaaggtgaagaggaaggccCAGGTAGTAGGGTTGCGGGTCCCGGGCACTCCCCTACTACTGACTACCCCAGAGGGTGACATGGGAGGGGACATGGCACTGGAGCCCACCTGGGGGTGGCAGGTCCCCCTGCTTTCTTGTTAGTTTCTTCATAGAGGCCCTAAGATGCTTGAGCACAGTGTCCTCATCCCTGGCCCAGGTATCAACGAACCGGTTGCAAAAACGTGCCCACGGGCCACACCTGGACGTCTTCGTGAGGCGCTCTAGGGACAGGGTGGATATCAGGCCAGGGGAGTTACCTGGGAATGGTCACAGCTCATATCCCGTGGCCACTTCAGTCTCCTACTGGGCGGTGCCGGATCCTTTTGTGGCCACCCCAGGTGTCCAGATATACACAGGAGACTGTGGCTGGGGGGCGATCCGGACAGGGAAGTGCTCACCACACTCTCGACTTTCATCTGGGTCATGTGGGGGATGGGCTCGGTGTCACAGTGTCCTGCCCAGCCCACCTGGCCAGACCTCCCTCTGGGCCAGAACAGAGGATCATGAGGACAGTGTGAGGAAGCTGCCCTCGGGCCAGTCGGGGTCTGACCCCAGGGCTCCCCAGGCCCCGCTGGGCACACGTAGACTTACTCTGCTGAACCTTAAAGGCGATTCTTGTTATCGGCATCAACGCCTGTTCGCCTTCTACCAGATACACGTCCCACAGGCGCAGGGTGAGCCCGAGAGAGATCTGTGGGGACAGCAGGTGTGAAAGAACCTGGTCCTtccaggctggggctggtggcTCGAGCTGCGCACACTGGGGCTTCAGTCTCCAGAGTCAGTGACCTTCCCCATGAGGGTCGCCTGAGCCCTCCAGGACGCTGGGTCAGACAAGGTCTTGAAGCTCCTCATGGGGGGCACTCATTTGAGTGGGGATGTGGCTCCTGGAGAGAGGGGCTTGCCCAGGGCTTGAGGCTTCCCTGAGCCCTCTCAAGTCGGGTCCTGGCCCAGTCTGCCCATGAGGCTGGGCCTGAGCCCCAGCCATGGCCCTGGGATGACCCCCCTTGGGCAGAGGGTTTTGCTTGTGTGTCCTTTGGGGTCCCGCCTGAGCCTCCTGTGGGCTGGGAGTGAGCCAGACCCCCGGGCTGGGGAAGCAGGGCACTGCAGGGCAAGGAAGGTCCCTGAGCCAGGGTCTCCCTATGCCTCCTTACCCCGTCAATCAATATCCGGATGAGGCAGCCTAACGGGGAACACTGCCCACATAGATCTTTCTTGTCCTGATGGAAGCAACAGAGGTGCTCAGGCCACTGGGCTGCCCTAAAAACCTCCCTCTTCCAGGGCCTCTGAAGACCCTTCCCCTAGTGCAGAACACTGGGCGGTGTCCAGAGCTCCCCACAACACTGTCACCTTCCCACACTCCCGGTGGACACACTGCCCTTTGCCCTGCTCTGCGGGAGCTGGGCCCCCATCCctgtgcctctgtctcctccAGGGCAGGAAAGGAAACCAACTCCCAGCCCATGGAGAACCCGACGTCCCAGGTCAGGCCCTGGCTGGGACTCAGCCAGTCACCAGCCCCACGAGGGGCTCCAGCCCCCCTGCTCCTACAGCCCCACGGGAGGCAGGGCCTCTGGGAAGAGCTGAGGGGACCATAAACTCACCTGATGCCCCATGGTCTTGGGTTGTGACGTGGCTACCACATGCTCCTGTTGGTCTTGGAGCCCCTGGACGGTCCCGCCATTTGGGCTGTGAAATCCTGAGAAGCCCCCAGCCCATCATGAAATCAGAGCCTTCCCCCAAGATGTGGAGCCATCAGCTGCAAGAGCTGGGCAGCTGGAGAGGCCCCCAAACCCCAAggcctcccaccctcccatctGGTGACCCCAACATGCGGCCTTTACCCTGGGGAGGTGGGGCGGGAACATTCCCTGGAGCCTGGCTGGAGGTTCCCCTGGAGGCCTCCTGGGCCAGGGTGCAAAAAGGGCAAGCCTGACTTTCAGGCCACGACAGGGTGGCCGGAACTGGGTGGGCGCTGGGCTTCCCGGTCATCTCCTGGTAGTGGGGTCGGGCCAGGGAACAGGGGATGGGGAGATGCTGCCACCTGGGCTTGGTCGGCCCATTCGTGGGCACCGATGGCAGCAGGAGCCTGGGCAGCTGGAGGGCAGGAGGACTCTCAGGGAGGGGAGAGTCAGCTGCACAGAATCAGAGCCGGAGGGCGTGGCTCCAGGACACAGAGGGTGGCCACGGGGAGGATGAGATGCCCTCTGCTGATGGGGATGACAGGCGTCTGATTTGGGCTTTGGGGGTCAGCCGTGGACTCCTGTGGGACCCTCAGCAGAGACATTCTAAAGTCTCCCAACAAGCTGGCGACACAAGGA of Homo sapiens chromosome 17 genomic scaffold, GRCh38.p14 alternate locus group ALT_REF_LOCI_2 HSCHR17_10_CTG4 contains these proteins:
- the TBC1D3I gene encoding TBC1 domain family member 3I isoform X4; its protein translation is MDVVEVAGSWWAQEREDIIMKYEKGHRAGLPEDKGPKPFRSYNNNVDHLGIVHETELPPLTAREAKQIRREISRKSKWVDMLGDWEKYKSSRKLIDRAYKGMPMNIRGPMWSVLLNTEEMKMKNPGRYQIMKEKGKRSSEHIQRIDRDVSGTLRKHIFFRDRYGTKQRELLHILLAYEEYNPEVGYCRDLSHIAALFLLYLPEEDAFWALVQLLASERHSLQGFHSPNGGTVQGLQDQQEHVVATSQPKTMGHQISLGLTLRLWDVYLVEGEQALMPITRIAFKVQQKRLTKTSRCGPWARFCNRFVDTWARDEDTVLKHLRASMKKLTRKQGDLPPPAKPEQGSSASRPVPASRGGKTLCKGDRQAPPGPPARFPRPIWSASPPRAPRSSTPCPGGAVREDTYPVGTQGVPSPALAQGGPQGSWRFLQWNSMPRLPTDLDVEGPWFRHYDFRQSCWVRAISQEDQLAPCWQAEHPAERVRSAFAAPSTDSDQGTPFRARDEQQCAPTSGPCLCGLHLESSQFPPGF
- the TBC1D3I gene encoding TBC1 domain family member 3I, with translation MDVVEVAGSWWAQEREDIIMKYEKGHRAGLPEDKGPKPFRSYNNNVDHLGIVHETELPPLTAREAKQIRREISRKSKWVDMLGDWEKYKSSRKLIDRAYKGMPMNIRGPMWSVLLNTEEMKMKNPGRYQIMKEKGKRSSEHIQRIDRDVSGTLRKHIFFRDRYGTKQRELLHILLAYEEYNPEVGYCRDLSHIAALFLLYLPEEDAFWALVQLLASERHSLQGFHSPNGGTVQGLQDQQEHVVATSQPKTMGHQDKKDLCGQCSPLGCLIRILIDGISLGLTLRLWDVYLVEGEQALMPITRIAFKVQQKRLTKTSRCGPWARFCNRFVDTWARDEDTVLKHLRASMKKLTRKQGDLPPPAKPEQGSSASRPVPASRGGKTLCKGDRQAPPGPPARFPRPIWSASPPRAPRSSTPCPGGAVREDTYPVGTQGVPSPALAQGGPQGSWRFLQWNSMPRLPTDLDVEGPWFRHYDFRQSCWVRAISQEDQLAPCWQAEHPAERVRSAFAAPSTDSDQGTPFRARDEQQCAPTSGPCLCGLHLESSQFPPGF
- the TBC1D3I gene encoding TBC1 domain family member 3I isoform X1, producing MDVVEVAGSWWAQEREDIIMKYEKGHRAGLPEDKGPKPFRSYNNNVDHLGIVQSCPSWESAPQEGPCPPFPVPSPGLSPELERDRASPFWGSAPRLGPLQAPCSSSALPGLPYSETELPPLTAREAKQIRREISRKSKWVDMLGDWEKYKSSRKLIDRAYKGMPMNIRGPMWSVLLNTEEMKMKNPGRYQIMKEKGKRSSEHIQRIDRDVSGTLRKHIFFRDRYGTKQRELLHILLAYEEYNPEVGYCRDLSHIAALFLLYLPEEDAFWALVQLLASERHSLQGFHSPNGGTVQGLQDQQEHVVATSQPKTMGHQDKKDLCGQCSPLGCLIRILIDGISLGLTLRLWDVYLVEGEQALMPITRIAFKVQQKRLTKTSRCGPWARFCNRFVDTWARDEDTVLKHLRASMKKLTRKQGDLPPPAKPEQGSSASRPVPASRGGKTLCKGDRQAPPGPPARFPRPIWSASPPRAPRSSTPCPGGAVREDTYPVGTQGVPSPALAQGGPQGSWRFLQWNSMPRLPTDLDVEGPWFRHYDFRQSCWVRAISQEDQLAPCWQAEHPAERVRSAFAAPSTDSDQGTPFRARDEQQCAPTSGPCLCGLHLESSQFPPGF
- the TBC1D3I gene encoding TBC1 domain family member 3I isoform X2 produces the protein MDVVEVAGSWWAQEREDIIMKYEKGHRAGLPEDKGPKPFRSYNNNVDHLGIVQSCPSWESAPQEGPCPPFPVPSPGLSPELERDRASPFWGSAPRLGPLQAPCSSSALPGLPYSETELPPLTAREAKQIRREISRKSKWVDMLGDWEKYKSSRKLIDRAYKGMPMNIRGPMWSVLLNTEEMKMKNPGRYQIMKEKGKRSSEHIQRIDRDVSGTLRKHIFFRDRYGTKQRELLHILLAYEEYNPEVGYCRDLSHIAALFLLYLPEEDAFWALVQLLASERHSLQGFHSPNGGTVQGLQDQQEHVVATSQPKTMGHQISLGLTLRLWDVYLVEGEQALMPITRIAFKVQQKRLTKTSRCGPWARFCNRFVDTWARDEDTVLKHLRASMKKLTRKQGDLPPPAKPEQGSSASRPVPASRGGKTLCKGDRQAPPGPPARFPRPIWSASPPRAPRSSTPCPGGAVREDTYPVGTQGVPSPALAQGGPQGSWRFLQWNSMPRLPTDLDVEGPWFRHYDFRQSCWVRAISQEDQLAPCWQAEHPAERVRSAFAAPSTDSDQGTPFRARDEQQCAPTSGPCLCGLHLESSQFPPGF